A stretch of Bombina bombina isolate aBomBom1 chromosome 2, aBomBom1.pri, whole genome shotgun sequence DNA encodes these proteins:
- the MFHAS1 gene encoding malignant fibrous histiocytoma-amplified sequence 1, translated as MIMEEAANDGCNKSCDIKTARLWRDAALRSRKLRSSLRQLTLSCGGEQSKLTLPEDLGDVEVLNLGNNSLEEAPEGLRRLSTGNLHVLILRRNKFLNVPSAVYELGRLTELDMSHNRLSCLTEAVGLLSQLKKLCLSHNQLQTLPRQVGSLIFLEELDVSFNRITHLPDTIQWLPKLRVLDLDHNQLTCFPSQLMHLPSLEELDFSGNKMLGSNCNGSLPDEIRSMQSLKILWLSRTGIYTLPDSFCDLISLESLMLDNNNLSCLPERFGSLQQLKMINISSNTFQDFPQSLLQMLDLEELYMSRNRLTVVPEEISILSKLVTLWLDNNKIRYLPDSIVELSFLEELVLQGNQIAILPDNFGKLSKVNIWKIKDNPLIQPPYEVCMKGIPYIAGYQKELAHSQPAVKPRLKLVLTGLKDAGKTVLRHCLTDGQEVNPMVQGNKGIEVTNWTADEERGITFIVYDLAGDQSYDLIKPFFLSPGALYVLVVNLKSYVSKQFHAYVGYFLHFISAKVPHAVICIVGTHADLCDEKELEEKCLDIHHQISLQEKNDSESVQGLAQIVDEALSQDHDLRASNPHTTFYGVSDKNLRRKKAQLQYLMNNRLQILSPVLCVSCHDYSNIRRLREKLLSVAEHREIFPNLHRVLPKSWQMLEELHFKPQELWLTWWDSARLGLQAGLTEDRLQSALSYLHESGKLLYFEDNLTLKEYVFHNLTKLIDILNVFFQRDATVLLQKLTIDAKVDELRTAQLHHYVEGFLLHGLLPIHIIRLLLKPHIKTNEDLHLILELLEKMGLCYCINKPKSKPLNGAIAWYTFPCYVKNEMPHAEAWINGTTISGQSLAVEQLQIEYHFPFIFPPGLFARFSVQINNHIVHRSDGKFQIFAYRGKVPVVVSFRQARSTLQPDILSIASHASLPNIWTAWQAITPLVEELNALLQEWPGLYYTIHVLCSKCLKRGSPNPHTFPGELLSQSRPEGVTEIICPKNGSERVNVALVYPPTPTVISPCSK; from the coding sequence ATGATAATGGAAGAAGCAGCAAACGATGGCTGCAATAAGAGCTGTGATATAAAGACTGCCAGGCTCTGGAGAGATGCAGCTTTGCGCTCTAGGAAACTGAGGAGTAGCTTGCGCCAGCTCACCCTAAGCTGTGGAGGGGAGCAGAGCAAACTCACACTCCCAGAGGACTTGGGAGATGTAGAGGTACTTAACCTGGGGAATAACTCCCTGGAAGAGGCACCAGAAGGTCTAAGACGATTATCTACAGGTAACCTCCATGTTTTGATCCTACGCAGGAACAAGTTCCTCAATGTACCCTCTGCAGTGTATGAATTGGGTCGGCTGACTGAGTTGGATATGAGTCACAACAGACTGAGTTGCCTGACTGAGGCTGTGGGGCTGCTGAGCCAACTCAAGAAATTGTGTCTGAGCCACAACCAGCTGCAGACACTACCACGCCAAGTGGGCTCCTTAATTTTCCTGGAGGAGTTGGATGTGAGTTTCAACAGGATCACCCACCTGCCTGACACCATACAGTGGCTGCCCAAGCTTAGAGTACTGGATCTGGACCACAATCAGCTGACCTGCTTCCCTTCCCAGCTCATGCACCTGCCTAGTCTGGAGGAGCTGGACTTCTCTGGAAACAAGATGCTTGGTAGCAACTGCAACGGTTCCTTACCTGATGAGATCAGGTCCATGCAGTCTCTAAAGATCTTATGGTTGAGTAGAACTGGGATCTATACCTTGCCTGACTCTTTTTGTGACCTGATTAGTTTAGAGAGCCTTATGCTGGAcaacaacaacctcagttgtttGCCTGAACGTTTTGGATCACTACAGCAGCTTAAAATGATCAACATATCCTCCAATACCTTCCAAGACTTCCCCCAATCTCTGCTGCAGATGTTGGATTTAGAGGAGCTTTACATGAGTCGCAACAGGTTGACTGTAGTGCCAGAAGAAATCTCCATATTGTCAAAGTTAGTGACCCTTTGGCTGGACAACAACAAGATCAGGTATCTACCTGATTCCATTGTGGAACTCAGTTTCCTAGAGGAACTTGTGTTACAAGGTAACCAAATTGCAATCCTTCCAGACAACTTTGGGAAGCTATCTAAAGTTAATATCTGGAAGATCAAAGACAACCCTTTAATACAGCCTCCTTATGAGGTATGCATGAAAGGTATCCCTTATATTGCTGGTTATCAAAAAGAGCTTGCTCATTCACAGCCTGCTGTCAAACCAAGGTTAAAACTGGTACTTACTGGTCTTAAAGATGCTGGTAAGACGGTGCTGAGGCACTGCTTGACCGATGGTCAGGAAGTTAACCCCATGGTGCAAGGAAATAAAGGGATAGAGGTAACTAACTGGACTGCTGATGAGGAAAGGGGGATAACTTTTATAGTTTATGACCTTGCTGGAGACCAGAGTTATGACTTAATCAAACCATTTTTTCTTTCTCCTGGTGCTCTCTATGTCTTAGTTGTAAATTTAAAATCTTATGTTTCTAAGCAATTTCATGCATATGTgggttattttttacattttatcagtGCCAAGGTACCACATGCCGTTATTTGTATAGTTGGGACCCATGCAGACTTATGTGATGAAAAAGAGCTTGAGGAAAAATGCCTTGATATACATCACCAAATATCTCTTCAGGAAAAGAATGATTCTGAGAGCGTGCAGGGCCTGGCACAAATAGTTGATGAAGCTCTAAGCCAAGATCATGACTTGCGTGCCTCAAATCCCCATACAACTTTTTATGGTGTTAGTGATAAAAATCTAAGAAGGAAGAAAGCTCAGTTGCAATATTTAATGAACAATCGCCTACAGATTCTATCTCCAGTACTCTGTGTCAGCTGTCACGATTACTCTAACATCAGGCGCTTGAGGGAAAAGTTATTGTCCGTCGCAGAGCACAGGGAAATCTTCCCAAACTTGCATCGAGTTCTTCCAAAATCCTGGCAAATGCTGGAAGAATTGCACTTTAAACCTCAGGAGCTATGGCTCACCTGGTGGGACTCGGCCAGGTTAGGACTACAGGCAGGGCTTACTGAAGACAGGCTACAGAGTGCTCTTTCCTATCTACATGAAAGTGGGAAGTTGCTATACTTTGAGGACAACCTGACTCTTAAAGAGTACGTTTTCCATAATCTGACAAAACTGATTGACATTTTGAATGTCTTTTTTCAGAGGGATGCTACAGTTTTATTGCAAAAACTAACAATTGATGCCAAGGTAGATGAACTGAGGACAGCTCAACTTCACCATTACGTGGAAGGTTTTCTCTTGCATGGACTTCTTCCCATTCACATCATCAGATTACTCCTAAAACCACATATCAAAACAAATGAGGATTTGCATCTTATCCTGGAACTCTTGGAAAAAATGGGGTTGTGCTATTGTATCAataaacctaaatctaaacctCTGAATGGGGCTATTGCCTGGTATACATTTCCTTGCTATGTAAAGAATGAGATGCCACACGCAGAGGCCTGGATTAATGGTACAACCATATCAGGACAGTCTTTAGCAGTGGAACAGTTGCAGATAGAATACCATTTTCCATTTATCTTCCCCCCTGGATTATTTGCACGTTTTAGTGTGCAGATTAATAATCATATAGTCCATCGTTCAGATGGTAAATTTCAGATTTTTGCCTACAGGGGAAAAGTGCCTGTGGTGGTAAGTTTTCGACAGGCTCGAAGTACGCTACAACCAGATATTTTATCTATTGCTAGCCATGCTTCATTGCCTAATATATGGACTGCGTGGCAAGCTATAACACCCTTGGTTGAAGAACTCAATGCACTATTACAAGAATGGCCTGGTCTTTACTATACCATACATGTCCTTTGTTCCAAGTGCCTTAAAAGAGGGTCACCCAACCCACACACCTTTCCAG